TGCAGGGCTTCCCCCAACAGAGGAGTTTATTCAGTGTTTGTTCAGGCTCTGCTCACCCCAGGACAATAAAACCATTCTGAGCAGCCTTTGCACAATGGGTGGCAGAGGAAAAGCTGCTTCAGGCCGAGCTGGGCAGCACAGCCTCGTCTTTGTGGCCTCTGAAGGGTccaatttcatttattttcccaGCAGAATGACTCTGACACCAATCCCACACCTGACCAACAGTCTAAGGCATGGTTCTCGTCAGCAAGCAAcctgaaaatgcatttattcttcacaccaagcaaaaaaaaaaggcatcctCTCTTTCAGATGAGTCACATTTAAATCAGAGGTAATGATTAATGAGGGATTCCACAGAATCATTTTACAGCAACCAGAAAGTTTTAATCAAtataagcatttttttttacagacaAATTCCTTTCACTGTAACATTGAAACAAAGGCAGAACATGATTTTGGACGGGTTTTGTTACAAATATTCAtgcaaaggctttttttttgttgttttgttttggttttgttttggacAAAATGGGATCTCACCTGGGCAGCTCTCTCATTATGTAATGGATTGATcataatacaaaaataaaaagggttCCTATAAATCACTGCAGGTTAACAGGGTCAGGAGGCACAGAGCTGGCTGGCTTTGGAATAAGAGAGCAATATGTtgcagcaagaagaaaaattggGGAAGCAGAGGAGTGTTGGcagccagaaaaaaatgaagcaaagaaATGCCAAGGCATTGGGCTGCTCTGAAAACCCTGGGGGTGGTGGATGGAGCAAACCCCAGCTGcaggtggcagcagggacagggtgagAGGGGCACAGAGAGCGTGGACGTGCAGAGCCAGAACATGCTGAAAACCCTCCCTCAGCAAGGCCAGGCCCAGCCAGCACATGTGGCATTGAAAagatccttctcctctcccaaaAAAATGGTTTGAGGGAAGGGAGTCAGAGGAACGGGCTCTGCTCCCTTCACTGGCACCAAAGCAGGAGACAGGACAGGAGGTTTGAGACCTTTCTTTCCCAGCTGGGATGAGTTAAAATCAAGGTCTGACACGCGAAGCACAAGGTGTTCCTTTTCCTGAACACAATTCCAGTGGTGGCAAGAAACGCCAGCCCCATCAGCAAGTTTAAGAAGCTCAATGCAAGGAGCAATTTGCAGCAAAAAACTTCAGCCTGAGAATACATTTTGATAAGAGCAGCATGAGCtccactcaaaaaaaaaaaaaacagaattataaTACCACAGAATGGTTATTCTGAACTGAAAAAATCAGTGCATGGAACAGGGAGACTCCTGATCCCATTGCTTGGGAGAGCACAGTCTGAGGGAGTGAGTGTCAGCCTGGAGATCCACCCAGACTCCAACCCAACAACACAGGGCACCCCCAAAACAGGGTCCAACCCAACAACTCACAGCACCCCtaaaaaagtggggaaaattgcaggaaaagctgcaaTTCCCTGGATTTGTATCTCCACGGCAGATCCAACCCAGTGATCTGCCAGAGCTTTGGGTTCCCGCTGTTTATCCCAGTCTGAGGAATCCTGCAAGACCAACCCCCCCAGCCAACAGCAGCATTCCCGACCTCTCCCCGAGGTGCCCCCTCACTTATTTAGCAGCAGCTTTGGGCCACCACTCGGGCATGGTGGCACTGAGCTTCACCCTGTCCCCTGCCAGGTGGATGCAGAGCGGCTCGCTGAGGTGAGCCAGCCTCAGCAGGGCTATGCCcagctctcctcctccagcacgGAAGGTGCCCGCGCGTTTCCCCGTCCGCGTGAGGATCTCGGCGCCCTCGGGAACGCCGGCGGCGGGAAGGGGCTCCGGGAAGCTGACGGGCAGCAGGCGCTTGCGGATCACGCCCATGTGGTGGGTCCTGGCCGTCAGCTCCTGCCCGATGTAGCAGCCCTTGGTGAAGCTGATGCCGTTCatgaaggccaggttggattCCAGAGGGAGGGCGACTCCAGGGGGGAGATCTTTCACCCCTTCGGGAATTCCTAGGGCGAGAACAAAGCCAGCAGGTTGATGCCTTGTGGAGACTGAtctagaacagaggctagactgagctaaagaataaagcagggatttattaggaggcctcaatggatccaccttgggcagcacaaaagcccagccagggctgcacccaagatgaaccaaaatggtcccaaaacGTCACTGCAGGCCCCCAgccaggtaataattagcactgactccatgattgcagaaagctgatcaattgctttattattttatctatatcctatactatattatactatactcattaagaaactcagtaacccttGCAGCCAGTCCGATCCTGCTTTGACCTACCTGGTCAAACAAcccaaacaccatccagtgcccaattaagaaatcacaaATCTCCATTCCACAAGTGCACAACAGCAGATGCAACAAGTGGAGAttagaattgtttctcattcttccctctgatcttctcacagccttccccggaaagtctgtgcctgctctctgtggccagagagctgctgccacaacaaaatgcacgagcgctcccgggggctctcactgtgatcagttctgctccatttgcacattggagttcattgtcccattccagctttagcccatgcagtcccatcctgcttgtttttctctccccagcccacgttgtttgtgctcctgggctgagatttggatcatctgtccttggtgcccagctggagaaggaattgttttgtctccctgctctgtgcagagagctcaccatcccctgatatgaagcccagacccacacactaaagcagcacagaatctgaaaatataaaagctcaaacctgaggcatcgAGGTAAACGCTGCTCCTCATTAGATCTGTGCTCTGAATTGTTTGGCTCGTTCTCAGCTTGATTTTCCAACCCAGAGGGATCCCAGTTTCAGCACAGGACCATCatctttccctccttcccatcctTCCCAATTAATTTAATCCTTTATCACCATGGAGACACTAAAATCAAAGGCACTGGGGCTCCCAGGACTGAGATCCCTGTCCAGTCTCCTTGGCCTCAGAGTTAAGTCGGCAAATCCAGCCACAAAATTTTTAGGAAGCCAAGTCAGggtgtttccttttccttcttcagcaGCAACCAAACGCCTGGGTTGTGCGTCATCCCAAAATCAAAATTACTCAAACCACAGAAGCTTGTCTCCAAGAAAATGAATAATCCTGGCTTTCTTTTAGCATTCCTGACCAATCCCCATAATCTGACTAATAGAAAATGATACCCAAACATTGCCACCAGACAGAATTATAAGCATCAGCACACTTTAATACTCAAAGTAGCAATTAATACATGTATTAATTAACAAATTAAATGCACTGAGACTTGAGAATGAAGGGTTTATAACTTATTACTGCCTTAAATCAGCACATagacccccaaaacccataGTGCAAAACAGGGCTTGGCTTTACCTTGTTTATACCTGTGCCTGTGGTAATCCTGAACGTCGCCAACTTGGCTCCCAGGGATAATCTCTGACAGGTTTGCTCCTTTCTTTGCAATCAGTCTCCAGCCCATGACTTCTGCCCTGGGGTCAGGGGTtaggagcagagcctggtctGCACATTTTGGGAGGGAACTGGCATCCCCAGGCTGTTCCCCAGGGATGACAGCCCACAGGGAGAGGTCGGGGCAGGGGGTGATGGTGACTTTCCTGCGGATCTTGTAGAGTTTCAGGTGTTTCTGGATGGAGTCCAGAACGCTGCTGTCGCACTCCAGCAGGATGTGAGgctcctctgctgtgctcttGTGGAgcctaaaggaaaaaaaaaaaaaaatcacaccccCAAGGTCAGGAAAACAAacacccacagcagcaggagccaaAGTTGGATTTTTATTTGGATGCTGGTGCAAATCCAGAAATTCACACAGGGATTTCTGGATTTGCACAGAAATCCAGAAATTTCTGTGCAAATTTCAGGATGGCACAGAGGGAGCAGCACCCACATGGCCACTGGGTGAAATACCTGAACTGTTTCAGCCACCTGCTGTGGCTTTCCTAGCAAACACCGCCCTCACTTCTCCCGGGTCTGCCCATGTGGAATTCTCTATCCTGGCCAACAGTGAAGGGAGTttcagctggggagaagcttCATTCAGCTGGGCCTTCCACTGTCACACAATGCCAGGATGGacttgggttgggagggaccttaaagcccatccagtgccacccctgccatgggcagggacacctcccaccgtcccaggctgctccaagccctgtccagcctggccttgggcactgccggggatccaggggcagctctgggaacctgtgccagcaccctcacaaggaagaattccttcccagaaTCCCATCCACGCtgctggcaggggctctgagctctccctgcagcttcctcctctgcaggcgagcacccccagccctcccagcctggcagagccaACATCCCACACGTGGGGGTACTGCGGCCATCGCGCTCCTCTGCTGCGTGATTCTGTGAAACCCAAAGCTGTGTTTCGTGTCAGGGAAACAAAGGCAACCCGTGTAGCTGTGGTTGTGAAATGTGTGGAACGCGGCCATGGGACAGCTACAAGGATGAGTTCTAATAAACAACCgaggaaagcatggaagaaggcttttgaaccaaTCTTTTGTCTGCAAATAACAATTATAAGTCTTAAGCTGTTCTGTAATAAGGACTTTTGAATTATAACCTTAGAATGTTGCTTAGTACTAAGGATTTTAAACTGCAGCTTTAGAATGTACaaaggatttaaacagaaaggggAGTAACCCTAACTCAAGTTCCTGGAGAAGGAAGACGGACATCAAGATTGCTGATCAGTGACTTCgaaaggggaagctggacatCACTACCATAGATTAATGGTCctaagaaaataaggaaaatggGTATCAAGGTTGTCACTAAATGACTTTgaaaggggaagctggacatCACTACCATAGATTAATGGTCctaagaaaataaggaaaatggGTATCAAGATTGTCGCTAAATGACTTTgaaaggggaagctggacatCGCTACCACAGATTAATGATCCCAGAAAACAGAGGCTGGACCCCACCGTCTGGACACACATCCTGGGATGTACACAATAGAGCACAGAAACTGGAAAGGAACCAGACATCACCATCATACATTTACCATCCTAAAGTATGGAATTGTGACATTGAAAGGTGGAAACGGAAACTGCCGAAAGCTCACGGAGACACTGGGAAAAGCTGATGAATACGCATGATGTGATCAATAAAtaccagcaagcccaacagcCGGTGTGCAGTCGGAGGGGACAACCGTGTGTCCAGGTTTTCGATGATTTGGTCTTTTGAGTAAAATCCTGCTAGGAGTGGCATTCCTATTAAGGCGAGGCTCCCGATAGTGAGGCAGGAGGTGGTGGTTGGCAGTATTTTTTGCAGGCCTCCTACTTTTCGAATGTCTCGTTCACCGTTTAGGTGGAATCCAATGGCCTTAGCTCATGCGCTACCACGGTATtgatataataataatttacaCCGACAGAACAATACTGGTAGAATAATAAACTGAACTGCTGCTTGACGGATTGGCGGGGTCAAGGCAGCGGCGGTGACAGGAGCCGCCCCCCCGCCACCCCGCAATGGTGTCGCCcagccccgcccccccccccggccgcgCCGCTTGGTCTCACCTGTACAGGATGACGTCATACAGGCAGCGGCCCTGCGCGTTCAGCGCGTGCGCGTAGAGCGCGGGGGGGGCGTCGCCCTCCTCCACCAGCTGCGTGACGTCATTGGTGACCAGCCCCTGCAGGAACACGGCGGCCTCGGCGCCCCGCACGCCCAGCAGCGCCCGGCCCAGCGGGAAGCAggcggcggccgcgccccgccggccccggcaCCAGCGGCGCAGCGCGGGCGCCGTTATTGCCCTCACCAACATGGCGGCGCCGTCAAAGATTCCCCCCAgagccgccgcccgccgccgccgccgccatcttgtGTGTGTCCGCCGGGAGGGCGACACCTGCTGGCGGCGCCGCGGGACCGCCCCCTTCCGGCAGGCCACGCCCCCTTTCCGTCTAGACCACGCCCCTCCAGGGGTCTCGGTCGCCGTCCTGGCCATGCCCTCCCCTCACGGCCGCGGCCCCGGTGCCGAGCGGTGCCGAGCGGCGCCGGGCGCTCCCCGCCATCCCCGACGGGGAATTTGGGAACCTCCCCGGCCTTCCCCGCGCTCCCCGGCCATGGAGCGAGCGAGGGAACAGCCCAGAGCGCCCCCGCGTCCCGCGCTTTGGTTGTGGGCGCCGTGGGGGGCTGCCCGGCCCAGCTCCCCATTGAATTAGAGAATCAGCCAGGCCGGAAAGGACCTCCGGGGTCACCGAGTCCCGCCACGGCAGCTAGGCCATGGCACTGCGTGCCACGTCCCGTCATTCCTCAAGAGCCTCCATTCCTGCCCCTGAAAtgccctgggggctgcaggcagagagggcACAGGGCCGTCCTCCCCCCCAGGTGCATTTTGGCTGTCAGCTGTCGGGATCTGGGATATACAAATGATCCCCAGgttgtagaaagtctctgtctttcagccccgctgccaaagaaggagtggtaattcgtctgtgctggttttcaaggttgtttatttcctcttgtctcgaatattttctctctgacctgcagcaggtctgtcctgcaggacagcgtgcggggctctgcccctcagtgggatgttacaaacattatataccaaaaactGCATGTGCTgtatttacaataacgtgccaatatccATCACCcgtgttgaacagtgtgtccccagcccaaaccaacagaaaaatgccaacaccacagtgaaacgtggagggcatgaagaagaaggacaaGGCATGCCCAATTTCCTCCCTCTTgccccctttgaaccccttatctagaatcTGAAAATTCGACTTTTGCACCTGTGCCACgctaattactacttatatcaaacactcagagcttgtaattcatcctgtaaggttgaaaactcttttccatggacagagatcatagacagtgtctctcgggctctgtacagggggctcctgaccccctgccagggtcccagaccttccagggcagccagagggatgccctggattcccacagtCAGGGTGGAAAAGAGACTCCAAAGGTTCCTGGTTTCCCACTGGTTTGTTTCCACAGGACTCAGCAGCTGCCCTCCATCCTCTTTTAACACCCTTGGAGAAGCTGTCAGCGGTACCGGGCTGGGGTAAATGCTAACTTTTGGCACTGGGAATTTCGGCTAAGCTTTGCATGGGAATAAACCCATGGAATCATGGCGTGGCTTTAAAGGTCATTAAATCCAACACCCTGCAATGGGGCAGGGGCATGTTCAGTCcatcaggctgctcagagcctgaGCCCAAACTGATCTGGAATATTTTCAGGGATGGAGAATCCCTGTGTTAAAGGGTTAAGCGCTGTTTCGCTCCTCCTGGAATGTTCACTGGCGCTCTGGGAAGTGGTTCCTGAAGTGGCCCGGGTGTGGCTGCGGCTCGTTGCGCTGGAATTCATGCCACAGTCCGAGGAATAGCCGTGAGGCACCGCTGCCATCCGCGGCTCCCCTGCTCCAGTGGCAGCCGCTCGGT
This sequence is a window from Anomalospiza imberbis isolate Cuckoo-Finch-1a 21T00152 chromosome 1, ASM3175350v1, whole genome shotgun sequence. Protein-coding genes within it:
- the IBA57 gene encoding putative transferase CAF17, mitochondrial isoform X2 gives rise to the protein MLVRAITAPALRRWCRGRRGAAAACFPLGRALLGVRGAEAAVFLQGLVTNDVTQLVEEGDAPPALYAHALNAQGRCLYDVILYRLHKSTAEEPHILLECDSSVLDSIQKHLKLYKIRRKVTITPCPDLSLWAVIPGEQPGDASSLPKCADQALLLTPDPRAEVMGWRLIAKKGANLSEIIPGSQVGDVQDYHRHRNSRRGERSPPWSRPPSGIQPGLHERHQLHQGLLHRAGADGQDPPHGRDPQAPAARQLPGAPSRRRRSRGRRDPHADGETRGHLPCWRRRAGHSPAEAGSPQRAALHPPGRGQGEAQCHHARVVAQSCC
- the IBA57 gene encoding putative transferase CAF17, mitochondrial isoform X1 → MLVRAITAPALRRWCRGRRGAAAACFPLGRALLGVRGAEAAVFLQGLVTNDVTQLVEEGDAPPALYAHALNAQGRCLYDVILYRLHKSTAEEPHILLECDSSVLDSIQKHLKLYKIRRKVTITPCPDLSLWAVIPGEQPGDASSLPKCADQALLLTPDPRAEVMGWRLIAKKGANLSEIIPGSQVGDVQDYHRHRYKQGIPEGVKDLPPGVALPLESNLAFMNGISFTKGCYIGQELTARTHHMGVIRKRLLPVSFPEPLPAAGVPEGAEILTRTGKRAGTFRAGGGELGIALLRLAHLSEPLCIHLAGDRVKLSATMPEWWPKAAAK